The proteins below come from a single Halomonas binhaiensis genomic window:
- the purC gene encoding phosphoribosylaminoimidazolesuccinocarboxamide synthase, with protein MQKLEELYAGKAKSVYATDDPDRLILHFRDDTSAFDGLRMESLERKGMVNNRFNAFIMGKLEEAGIPTHVEQLLSDTECVVKKLDMIPVECVVRNIAAGGLVKRLGVEEGQELNPPTFELFLKNDELHDPMINESLAVTFGWATAEQLEEMKALTFKVNEVLKKLFADGGLLLVDYKLEFGLFKGSIVLGDEFSPDGCRLWDADTREKLDKDRFRQGLGGVIEAYEEVGRRIGVDFGA; from the coding sequence ATGCAAAAGCTTGAAGAACTCTATGCCGGTAAGGCTAAATCGGTTTACGCCACTGACGACCCTGACCGTCTGATCCTGCACTTCCGTGACGATACCAGCGCTTTCGATGGCCTGCGCATGGAATCCCTGGAGCGCAAGGGGATGGTCAACAACCGTTTCAATGCCTTCATCATGGGCAAGCTGGAAGAAGCGGGTATTCCCACCCATGTAGAGCAGCTGTTGTCCGATACCGAGTGTGTGGTCAAGAAGCTGGACATGATCCCGGTCGAGTGCGTGGTGCGCAATATTGCTGCCGGTGGCCTGGTGAAGCGTCTTGGCGTGGAGGAAGGCCAGGAACTCAATCCGCCGACTTTCGAGCTGTTCCTCAAGAATGACGAGCTTCACGATCCGATGATCAATGAGTCGCTGGCCGTCACTTTCGGCTGGGCGACAGCCGAGCAGTTGGAAGAGATGAAGGCGCTGACCTTCAAGGTCAATGAGGTACTCAAGAAGCTGTTCGCCGATGGCGGCTTGCTGCTGGTGGATTACAAGCTGGAGTTTGGCTTGTTCAAGGGCAGCATCGTTCTCGGTGACGAGTTCTCTCCGGATGGTTGTCGTCTATGGGATGCCGACACTCGTGAAAAGCTGGACAAGGATCGCTTCCGCCAAGGGCTTGGTGGTGTGATCGAAGCTTATGAAGAAGTTGGTCGCCGCATCGGCGTCGATTTCGGCGCCTGA
- the rluB gene encoding 23S rRNA pseudouridine(2605) synthase RluB produces MSNTTSEKLQKVLARAGLGSRREMEAAIADGRVKVNGQVATLGDRVEARDKVSLDDRPVTLRAAEEVPRRVIMYNKPEGELCTRKDPEGRRTVFDRLPRLKGERWIAIGRLDINTSGLLLFTTDGELANRLMHPSTQVEREYAVRVMGEVKRENVVAMVDGVMLDDGPARFTDVQEFGGEGINTWFHVVLMEGRNREVRRLWESQGLTVSRLKRVRYGNIFLDKRAKAGEWVELSQTEVDDLAEVAGLETRKVPELTPDERNRWSRDKHKRRPVQTMQRSRKR; encoded by the coding sequence ATGAGTAACACCACCAGCGAAAAACTGCAGAAGGTCCTGGCCCGTGCCGGTCTGGGTTCCCGTCGTGAGATGGAGGCGGCGATCGCAGATGGCCGAGTCAAGGTCAATGGCCAGGTCGCTACCTTGGGGGACCGGGTCGAGGCCCGTGACAAAGTGAGCCTCGATGACCGCCCGGTCACTCTGCGCGCTGCTGAAGAGGTTCCGCGCCGAGTAATCATGTACAACAAGCCGGAAGGCGAGCTGTGCACACGCAAGGATCCTGAGGGACGGCGTACCGTATTCGACCGTCTGCCTCGGCTCAAGGGAGAACGCTGGATTGCCATTGGCCGCCTGGATATCAATACCAGTGGACTGTTGCTGTTCACAACGGATGGCGAGCTGGCCAATCGCTTGATGCATCCTTCCACCCAAGTCGAGCGTGAGTACGCCGTACGGGTGATGGGAGAGGTCAAGCGCGAGAATGTGGTGGCCATGGTGGATGGCGTGATGCTCGACGATGGCCCTGCACGTTTCACTGATGTCCAGGAGTTTGGCGGGGAAGGCATCAATACCTGGTTTCATGTGGTGCTCATGGAAGGCCGCAACCGTGAGGTACGCCGCTTATGGGAGTCCCAGGGGCTGACCGTCAGCCGCCTCAAGCGTGTACGCTATGGCAATATCTTCCTCGATAAGCGTGCCAAGGCAGGTGAGTGGGTGGAGTTGTCCCAGACTGAGGTCGACGACCTGGCTGAGGTGGCTGGGCTGGAAACACGCAAGGTTCCGGAACTGACACCGGATGAGCGTAATCGCTGGAGCCGCGACAAGCACAAGCGTCGCCCGGTACAGACGATGCAGCGCAGTCGCAAACGCTGA
- a CDS encoding MBL fold metallo-hydrolase, which yields MPQWSDKAGGGLRFASLGSGSKGNATLVSDGESHVLVDCGFALKETERRLARLGMDPSQLDAVLVTHEHGDHVRGVGPLARRYQLPVHITPGTWLSGKLGRLPQCHWITPQAAFQVKGFSIEPVTVPHDAREPVQFTISAAGRRLGLLTDLGHPSDHVCQAFTGCDALVLECNHDVQMLAEGPYPPSLKRRVGGDWGHLANVQAATLLKRIGLDRLQHIVCSHLSEHNNRPELALEALMPLLDGDANRLTVADQDEGLDWQAIH from the coding sequence ATGCCTCAGTGGTCGGACAAGGCTGGGGGAGGGCTGCGTTTTGCCTCCCTTGGCAGTGGCAGCAAGGGTAATGCCACCCTGGTAAGTGATGGCGAGTCACATGTGCTGGTGGATTGTGGCTTCGCACTGAAGGAGACCGAGCGTCGGCTGGCTCGCCTGGGAATGGATCCCAGCCAGCTTGACGCTGTCCTGGTCACTCATGAGCACGGCGACCATGTCCGCGGTGTAGGGCCATTGGCCAGGCGCTATCAACTGCCTGTTCATATCACCCCGGGTACCTGGCTGTCCGGCAAGCTTGGCCGCCTGCCACAGTGCCACTGGATTACTCCGCAGGCAGCATTCCAGGTGAAAGGCTTCAGTATCGAGCCAGTCACGGTACCTCATGATGCGCGAGAACCTGTTCAATTCACCATCAGTGCGGCTGGCAGGCGACTGGGTTTGCTTACGGATCTTGGGCATCCCAGCGATCATGTGTGCCAGGCTTTCACCGGGTGTGATGCCTTGGTCCTGGAATGCAATCACGATGTACAGATGCTGGCAGAAGGACCTTACCCACCAAGTCTCAAGCGTCGTGTAGGAGGAGACTGGGGGCACCTGGCCAATGTGCAGGCCGCTACTCTACTCAAGCGCATCGGGCTCGACCGCCTGCAGCATATCGTCTGTTCGCATCTTTCCGAGCATAATAATCGTCCCGAGTTGGCATTGGAGGCATTGATGCCCCTGCTCGATGGCGATGCGAACCGCCTGACCGTGGCCGACCAGGATGAAGGCCTGGATTGGCAGGCGATCCACTGA
- the dapA gene encoding 4-hydroxy-tetrahydrodipicolinate synthase, which produces MITGSIVALATPMKSNGEIDWEVLRKLVSFHLENGTDAIVAAGTTGEPATMSFAEHFDVIRTVVEEVDGRIPVIAGTGSNNTTEAIELTRYAKEVGADYCLSVAPYYNKPTQEGMYQHFKAIAENCDLPVILYNVPGRTISDIYNETVLRLAEVDNIVGLKDATGNLERAQELIQRLKGSDFMLYSGDDATACDFMLMGGNGDISVTANVAPKAMHELCMAAIAGDAEKAHQINTRLLPLHTNLGIESNPIPVKWALHRMGIIDTGIRLPLTWLSEKYHSTVSGALQSAGLIDD; this is translated from the coding sequence ATGATCACGGGTAGTATCGTCGCGTTGGCGACACCGATGAAGAGTAATGGCGAGATTGACTGGGAAGTGCTGCGCAAGCTGGTGAGCTTCCATCTGGAAAATGGCACTGATGCCATCGTGGCAGCGGGCACCACTGGTGAGCCTGCCACCATGTCATTCGCCGAGCACTTCGATGTGATCCGCACGGTGGTGGAAGAGGTCGATGGCCGTATTCCGGTGATTGCCGGAACGGGTTCCAACAACACCACTGAAGCGATCGAGCTGACCCGTTATGCCAAAGAGGTGGGTGCCGACTATTGCCTGAGCGTGGCGCCGTACTATAACAAGCCTACCCAGGAAGGCATGTATCAGCACTTCAAGGCCATTGCCGAGAACTGTGATCTTCCTGTGATTCTGTATAACGTGCCTGGTCGCACCATCTCTGACATCTATAACGAGACAGTGCTGCGCCTGGCCGAAGTGGATAACATCGTCGGTCTCAAGGATGCCACCGGTAATCTGGAGCGGGCCCAGGAGCTGATTCAGCGTCTCAAGGGCAGTGACTTCATGCTCTATTCCGGTGATGATGCCACTGCTTGCGATTTTATGTTGATGGGTGGCAACGGCGACATTTCTGTCACTGCCAATGTCGCGCCGAAAGCGATGCACGAGCTGTGCATGGCTGCGATTGCCGGGGATGCAGAGAAGGCTCATCAGATCAATACACGCTTGCTGCCGTTGCACACCAACCTGGGTATCGAGAGCAACCCGATCCCGGTGAAGTGGGCGCTGCATCGTATGGGAATCATCGACACTGGAATTCGCCTGCCGCTGACCTGGTTATCCGAGAAGTATCATTCCACTGTCAGTGGTGCCCTGCAGTCGGCTGGTCTGATTGACGACTGA
- a CDS encoding lipoprotein, NlpB codes for MNSALKGLPLVALVAVTLAGCAKDGYYHDRNEDYAGAKVAAPLKLPETRDTSRYRDIMPVPEAAGQFYARESEFEAPLPQTMASSSAVNAGQVALRESAAGSWLVVGAPPAAVWPELERFSQMRGLQVTNKDASRGVISTADADIELRQGLRQGSSEIRCETAGQTNTLCLTELQSHLEARSASASIASMSAQQAPGAQSMELQKRGNDWVMIMPFAIDRAWAELNFQLSNNFDMQGRRELVSADETSKSFVIDYVTESERTRGFVDSLTSLSLWESTHRLNLTLTPQGSVTVMQVSSAEDETLSADDQRELLDFVSGLLR; via the coding sequence ATGAATTCTGCGCTGAAAGGACTGCCGCTGGTGGCGCTTGTGGCTGTAACACTGGCTGGCTGTGCCAAGGACGGTTATTACCATGACCGTAATGAGGACTATGCCGGTGCTAAGGTGGCGGCTCCTCTGAAGCTCCCGGAGACCCGTGATACCAGCCGTTATCGCGACATCATGCCAGTGCCTGAGGCGGCAGGGCAGTTCTATGCTCGTGAAAGTGAGTTCGAAGCGCCTCTGCCGCAGACCATGGCTTCCAGCAGCGCGGTGAATGCCGGCCAGGTTGCCTTGCGCGAATCTGCCGCTGGTAGCTGGCTGGTTGTGGGTGCTCCTCCCGCTGCAGTCTGGCCTGAGCTGGAGCGTTTCTCCCAGATGCGTGGCCTGCAGGTCACCAATAAGGATGCCTCGCGTGGTGTAATTTCAACGGCCGATGCCGATATCGAATTGCGCCAGGGGTTGCGCCAGGGTTCCAGTGAGATCCGCTGTGAGACGGCAGGACAGACCAATACCCTGTGCCTGACCGAATTGCAGAGCCACCTTGAGGCGCGTAGCGCCTCTGCCAGCATTGCTTCCATGTCTGCCCAGCAGGCTCCAGGCGCCCAGTCGATGGAGCTCCAGAAGCGGGGCAATGACTGGGTCATGATCATGCCGTTTGCGATCGATCGCGCCTGGGCAGAGTTGAATTTCCAGTTGAGCAACAATTTCGACATGCAAGGGCGCCGCGAGCTGGTATCTGCTGATGAGACCAGCAAGAGTTTTGTCATTGATTATGTGACCGAGAGCGAGCGCACCCGTGGCTTCGTCGATTCCCTGACTTCCTTGAGCCTGTGGGAGTCGACACATCGACTCAACCTGACCCTGACCCCACAGGGCAGTGTCACAGTGATGCAGGTCAGCAGTGCTGAAGATGAGACGCTGTCGGCCGATGATCAGCGTGAACTGCTGGACTTCGTGTCAGGCCTGTTGCGCTGA
- the bcp gene encoding thioredoxin-dependent thiol peroxidase, with protein sequence MSLEIGAVVPDFTTPATDDTEITLSQLRGKQVVIYFYPKASTPGCTTEGGDFRDRKAQFDAANTVIIGVSRDGIRAQQNFKNKQEFNFALLSDKDETVCNLFDVIKLKKLYGKEYMGIERSTFLIDSEGKLAQEWRKVKVKDHAQEVLEAAQSLHQG encoded by the coding sequence ATGAGCCTGGAGATTGGCGCAGTCGTTCCGGATTTCACAACCCCGGCCACCGATGATACCGAAATCACCCTGTCACAGCTGCGGGGCAAGCAGGTAGTCATCTACTTCTACCCCAAGGCCAGCACTCCGGGCTGCACCACTGAAGGAGGTGACTTCCGCGATCGCAAGGCACAGTTCGATGCCGCCAACACCGTCATCATTGGCGTTTCTCGTGATGGCATTCGAGCGCAACAGAACTTCAAGAACAAGCAGGAGTTCAACTTTGCCCTGCTCTCCGACAAGGACGAGACCGTCTGCAACCTGTTCGATGTCATCAAGCTGAAGAAGCTCTACGGCAAGGAATACATGGGGATCGAGCGCAGCACCTTCCTGATCGACAGCGAAGGCAAGCTTGCCCAGGAATGGCGCAAGGTCAAGGTAAAGGACCATGCTCAAGAGGTTCTGGAAGCTGCCCAGTCGCTACATCAGGGCTAG
- a CDS encoding DinB family protein, whose amino-acid sequence MQLMEHFMLLARYNQWMNTKVYAAASHLPTEEQWKDRGAFFGSILGTLNHIMVGDILWLKRFATHPSSHASLHGIVSLAMPSSLEQILIDEFEPLHQRRKWMDEQIINWIEQLSYRDLDDSLSYHNIQGTPATQPYSSLILHFFNHQTHHRGQVSTLLLQAGEDIGSTDLLDLIAQQQ is encoded by the coding sequence ATGCAGCTCATGGAACACTTCATGCTGCTGGCCCGCTATAACCAGTGGATGAACACAAAAGTCTATGCAGCAGCGAGCCACCTGCCCACGGAAGAGCAGTGGAAAGATCGTGGCGCCTTTTTCGGCTCTATCCTGGGTACCCTGAACCACATCATGGTTGGCGACATTCTTTGGCTCAAGCGCTTTGCAACACATCCTTCATCGCATGCCTCATTGCACGGCATCGTGAGCCTGGCAATGCCCAGCAGCCTCGAGCAGATACTCATCGATGAATTCGAACCATTACACCAGCGTCGCAAATGGATGGACGAACAGATCATCAACTGGATCGAGCAGCTCTCCTACCGGGACCTCGATGACTCGCTCAGCTACCACAACATCCAGGGCACTCCCGCTACCCAACCCTACTCCAGTCTGATACTCCACTTCTTCAATCACCAGACCCATCACCGAGGACAGGTGTCCACGTTGCTGTTACAGGCAGGAGAAGACATTGGCAGCACGGACTTATTGGATCTGATAGCACAGCAACAGTGA
- a CDS encoding AI-2E family transporter → MTLRTVVRNWVDRYFSDEEAVLLLALLVAGFAAVIWLGQVLAPFLTALVVAFLLQGPVNGLTRRKVPHLMAVLIVFLAFIGVMLAMAFILLPLVWEQLTSLIQEAPRMFASGQDMLDELQKEYPQLITPDLVQHWIGVISREATQLSQRAVSLSLASLGNLMSLIIYLVLVPILVFFLLKDRDRLIGFLVSFLPTKRDLMTRVWQEMDSQIANYIRGKATEIIIVGTVAFFTFAMFGLPYSALLGVLVGFSVLVPYIGAAVATLPVAAVAGFHFGLGDQFLYVLVAYGVLQALDGNVLVPILFSEAVNLHPVSIILAVLVFGGIWGFWGVFFAIPLATLLKALVYAWPRGIQQHSIAQKVGE, encoded by the coding sequence ATGACATTGCGCACGGTTGTTCGCAATTGGGTTGATCGTTATTTTTCCGACGAAGAAGCGGTGCTGCTGCTCGCGCTGTTGGTCGCCGGATTTGCCGCGGTGATCTGGCTTGGACAGGTATTGGCACCTTTCCTCACGGCGTTGGTAGTGGCTTTCCTGCTGCAAGGGCCCGTCAATGGGCTGACTCGGCGCAAGGTGCCGCACCTGATGGCGGTATTGATCGTGTTTCTTGCTTTCATCGGCGTGATGCTGGCCATGGCCTTCATCCTGCTGCCACTGGTCTGGGAACAGTTGACCAGCTTGATTCAAGAGGCGCCCCGCATGTTTGCCAGTGGCCAGGATATGCTTGATGAGTTGCAGAAGGAATATCCGCAGCTGATCACTCCTGACCTGGTCCAGCACTGGATCGGTGTGATCAGTCGCGAGGCAACCCAGTTGAGCCAGCGGGCCGTGTCATTATCACTGGCTTCCCTGGGCAACTTGATGAGCCTGATCATCTATCTGGTCCTGGTGCCTATCCTGGTGTTCTTCCTGCTCAAGGACCGTGACAGGCTGATTGGCTTTCTTGTTTCATTTCTGCCCACGAAGCGGGATCTGATGACCCGGGTATGGCAGGAGATGGATAGCCAGATTGCCAATTACATACGCGGCAAGGCCACTGAAATCATCATTGTCGGTACAGTGGCCTTCTTCACCTTTGCCATGTTTGGCCTGCCATACTCGGCCCTGCTTGGGGTTCTGGTCGGTTTCTCGGTGCTGGTTCCCTATATCGGTGCTGCCGTTGCAACGTTGCCAGTGGCCGCTGTAGCGGGGTTCCACTTTGGGTTGGGTGACCAGTTTCTCTATGTCCTGGTGGCCTATGGCGTACTTCAGGCCCTGGACGGCAATGTGCTGGTGCCGATCCTGTTCTCCGAAGCGGTCAACCTGCACCCGGTCTCCATCATCCTGGCCGTGCTGGTGTTTGGTGGTATCTGGGGATTCTGGGGAGTGTTCTTTGCGATTCCCCTGGCAACCTTACTCAAGGCCCTGGTCTATGCCTGGCCCAGGGGAATACAGCAGCACAGCATTGCCCAGAAGGTAGGGGAATAG
- a CDS encoding sulfurtransferase TusA family protein, with protein MTVQPDNVLDACGLPCPLPLLKAKQALAHLEAGQLLEVRATDAGSWRDFETFAEQSEHVLEGREVRDDVYYYWLRKAGKANT; from the coding sequence ATGACAGTGCAACCTGATAATGTGCTAGATGCCTGCGGGCTTCCATGTCCACTCCCATTGTTGAAGGCCAAGCAGGCTCTGGCGCACCTTGAAGCCGGACAACTGCTCGAGGTCAGGGCAACGGATGCAGGCTCCTGGCGGGATTTCGAGACATTTGCCGAACAAAGTGAGCATGTGCTGGAAGGCCGGGAAGTGCGCGACGACGTTTATTATTACTGGCTGCGAAAAGCAGGGAAGGCCAACACATGA
- the scpB gene encoding SMC-Scp complex subunit ScpB has protein sequence MSVMEAPDALDDIIEAALLSAGEPLGLDRLELLFDDHERPPRRALREALERLTERHVRGAMELIETASGYQLRIRPRLANWVARLWDERPQRYSRALLETLAMIAYRQPVTRGDIEEVRGVTVSGSIMRTLLERGWIRVVGHRDVPGRPAVYATTRSFLDDFGLKTLDELPPMHELKQFEEVQLEEDLPPPPSPLLAQADLPLDEELSGEASSGEVSSDEEPSESEDQKTAAMRTEAQEAEEVEGGVDSDTKSESSTNIEDRTRIESLVAVSHDDETRFSIEARGASGTEAAMEASDMMSEGLDGHAEMASERTGLSFADLEARLSERARGRVDDDAASGTEYTDTENDTDE, from the coding sequence ATGAGCGTGATGGAAGCACCCGATGCGCTGGATGACATCATTGAAGCTGCATTGCTCTCTGCAGGGGAGCCGCTGGGGCTCGATCGCCTGGAACTGCTGTTCGATGATCACGAACGGCCGCCACGTCGTGCGTTGCGAGAGGCCCTGGAGCGCCTGACCGAGCGTCATGTGCGTGGTGCCATGGAGCTTATCGAGACCGCTTCAGGCTACCAGCTACGGATACGTCCGCGCCTGGCCAACTGGGTGGCACGGCTGTGGGATGAACGCCCACAGCGTTATTCCCGAGCACTGCTCGAGACCCTGGCGATGATCGCCTATCGCCAGCCCGTCACTCGCGGGGATATCGAGGAAGTGCGTGGCGTCACGGTCAGTGGCTCGATCATGCGGACGCTGCTGGAACGTGGATGGATTCGAGTGGTGGGGCATCGCGATGTCCCTGGGCGCCCGGCCGTCTATGCAACAACTCGCAGCTTTCTTGATGACTTCGGACTCAAGACCCTGGACGAACTGCCGCCGATGCACGAGCTCAAGCAGTTTGAAGAGGTGCAACTGGAAGAGGATCTGCCTCCGCCGCCGTCTCCTCTTCTTGCCCAGGCTGATCTGCCTCTGGATGAAGAGCTTTCTGGTGAGGCGTCATCTGGCGAAGTGTCTTCTGATGAAGAGCCTTCTGAGTCAGAGGACCAGAAGACAGCAGCCATGAGAACAGAAGCTCAGGAAGCTGAAGAAGTGGAAGGCGGAGTAGACAGCGATACCAAGAGTGAAAGCAGTACTAATATTGAAGATCGTACCAGGATAGAAAGTCTTGTCGCTGTATCGCATGACGACGAGACGAGATTTTCTATAGAGGCGAGAGGAGCTTCGGGGACAGAGGCTGCTATGGAAGCAAGCGACATGATGTCCGAAGGCCTCGATGGTCACGCCGAGATGGCGTCTGAGCGGACAGGCCTGAGCTTCGCTGATCTGGAAGCCAGGTTGTCCGAACGGGCCCGCGGTCGCGTCGATGATGACGCTGCCTCGGGCACGGAATACACCGATACCGAGAATGATACCGATGAGTAA
- the nadA gene encoding quinolinate synthase NadA, whose product MTVMTSRAEIRDYLARPYCPTRIPAEDAARVAEIKRLLNEQNAVLVAHYYTDDAIQQLAEETGGCVADSLEMARFGARHDASTLVVAGVRFMGETAKILSPEKRVLMPTLEATCSLDVGCPIDEFSAFCDAHPDRTVVVYANTSAAVKARADWVVTSSIAVEVIEHLQAKGEKILWAPDKHLGGYIQKKTGADMLLWDGACIVHEEFKAKGVEDLKALYPDAAVLVHPESPESVVSLADVAGSTSQLIKAAKELPNEQLIVATDRGIFFKMQQVVPDKTLFEAPTAGNGATCRSCAHCPWMAMNALDNLAEALREGSGEIDVSDELRTQALKPLTRMLEFQA is encoded by the coding sequence ATGACAGTCATGACTTCACGGGCCGAGATCCGGGATTATCTCGCACGCCCTTATTGCCCTACCCGTATCCCTGCCGAGGATGCTGCTCGCGTTGCAGAAATCAAGCGTTTGCTCAACGAGCAGAATGCCGTCCTCGTCGCTCACTACTATACCGATGATGCTATCCAGCAGCTGGCCGAGGAAACAGGCGGTTGTGTCGCTGACTCCCTTGAGATGGCACGTTTTGGCGCGCGTCATGATGCTTCCACCTTGGTGGTGGCGGGAGTGCGCTTCATGGGCGAGACGGCCAAGATCCTGTCTCCCGAGAAGCGTGTGCTGATGCCGACTCTGGAGGCGACCTGTTCCCTGGATGTGGGTTGTCCTATCGATGAGTTTTCCGCCTTCTGTGATGCGCACCCGGATCGCACCGTGGTGGTCTATGCCAATACCTCGGCGGCCGTCAAGGCTCGTGCCGACTGGGTGGTGACATCTTCCATCGCAGTGGAGGTGATCGAGCATCTACAGGCCAAGGGGGAAAAGATTCTGTGGGCCCCGGACAAGCACCTGGGTGGTTATATCCAGAAGAAGACCGGGGCAGATATGCTGCTCTGGGACGGCGCATGCATTGTTCACGAGGAGTTCAAGGCCAAAGGGGTCGAGGACCTCAAGGCGCTTTACCCTGATGCCGCCGTTCTGGTGCACCCGGAATCTCCTGAGTCTGTGGTATCCCTTGCTGATGTGGCCGGCTCGACGTCCCAGTTGATCAAGGCAGCCAAGGAATTGCCCAATGAGCAGCTGATCGTGGCGACCGATCGCGGTATCTTCTTCAAGATGCAGCAGGTTGTGCCGGACAAGACGCTGTTCGAGGCTCCAACCGCTGGTAATGGTGCGACGTGCCGTAGCTGCGCCCATTGCCCCTGGATGGCGATGAATGCGCTCGATAATCTGGCGGAGGCTTTGCGTGAAGGAAGCGGGGAGATCGACGTCAGTGACGAACTGCGCACCCAGGCTCTCAAGCCTCTGACCCGGATGCTTGAATTCCAGGCGTGA
- a CDS encoding M48 family metalloprotease, with protein sequence MPVRTLSRPCAGLLVLALAVCSSSMATAWTLNEPRDDATSSQGSSLYDSSGTLDSDQNDFELPSLVATGSQAISGEEYRLGRAWLRQFRAHVPEWRDPIAQDYIESLVSRLVPYSGLPGVNTTITLVANGSLNAFAVPGGVVGVNSGLFAFARDEAEVASVLAHELGHLSQRHYARSKSRAEQTQIPAMAAMLAGLVVAAAGGGDVGIAAMAGTQAAMIQDQLRYSRRYEQEADRIGLQAMTQAGYDPNAMIDLFRSMQRMMSLQGGTPPEFLLTHPVTESRISDAEERVRQLHASVTRGDDLQYHLIRARALLAIHQRSPNQAMTILHQDNAPQAAQQYLQALLDAESGNIDAALSSLDQLAQSHPDIAMLPASAAQVAFEGGRTSDAIARAQRQLRLMPDYYPASLLLGEALLQQDPERSYQVLSNLSRRRTEDPSVFSLLAEAAGHSGHQAWGHLARAEQMQLDGDIDRAIRQLDVAEAVARRSDDFNAQGRVVQRKKAFREYRETMEKF encoded by the coding sequence ATGCCTGTGCGAACTCTGTCACGCCCTTGTGCCGGCCTACTGGTCCTCGCGCTGGCCGTATGTTCCTCCTCCATGGCCACGGCATGGACGCTCAACGAACCCCGGGACGATGCCACCAGCAGTCAGGGCAGCAGCCTCTACGACTCCTCAGGCACTCTCGATAGCGATCAGAACGACTTCGAACTCCCCAGTCTAGTGGCCACCGGCAGCCAGGCCATCAGCGGAGAAGAGTATCGTCTTGGCCGTGCATGGCTGCGACAGTTCCGAGCCCACGTACCGGAGTGGCGCGACCCTATCGCACAGGACTACATCGAGTCACTGGTCAGTCGCCTGGTCCCCTATAGCGGCCTGCCTGGCGTCAATACCACTATCACTCTGGTAGCCAATGGCAGCCTCAACGCCTTTGCCGTCCCTGGAGGAGTAGTAGGCGTCAACAGTGGCCTGTTTGCCTTCGCACGCGATGAAGCCGAAGTCGCTTCGGTACTGGCCCACGAACTCGGCCACCTGTCCCAGCGCCACTATGCACGCAGCAAGTCTCGTGCCGAACAGACTCAGATTCCGGCCATGGCTGCCATGCTTGCCGGCCTGGTCGTGGCAGCCGCAGGTGGTGGCGATGTCGGCATTGCCGCCATGGCCGGCACCCAGGCAGCCATGATACAGGACCAGTTGCGCTACTCGCGGCGTTATGAACAGGAAGCGGATCGTATCGGTCTCCAGGCCATGACTCAGGCAGGATACGACCCGAATGCCATGATCGACCTGTTTCGCTCCATGCAACGCATGATGAGCCTGCAAGGTGGCACACCACCAGAGTTTCTGCTGACTCACCCTGTTACCGAGTCACGCATCAGTGACGCCGAAGAACGGGTTCGTCAGCTACACGCTTCCGTCACCCGGGGAGATGACCTGCAATATCATCTGATCCGAGCTCGCGCATTACTGGCAATTCACCAGCGCTCGCCTAATCAGGCCATGACGATTCTACACCAGGACAATGCTCCCCAGGCAGCCCAGCAATATCTCCAGGCATTACTCGATGCCGAATCCGGCAACATAGATGCTGCCCTGTCCAGTCTCGATCAATTGGCTCAGAGTCACCCGGATATCGCCATGCTGCCAGCCAGTGCCGCCCAGGTCGCCTTCGAAGGTGGCCGAACCAGTGATGCCATCGCGCGTGCCCAGCGCCAGCTGCGTCTCATGCCGGATTATTACCCAGCATCCCTGCTGCTTGGCGAAGCCCTGCTACAGCAGGACCCTGAGCGTTCTTATCAAGTCCTCAGCAACCTTTCGCGCCGACGCACGGAAGACCCTTCGGTATTCTCGCTGCTCGCAGAAGCAGCGGGACACAGCGGCCATCAAGCCTGGGGGCACCTGGCCCGGGCTGAACAAATGCAGCTCGATGGCGATATCGACCGAGCCATTCGCCAGCTCGACGTGGCCGAAGCCGTGGCACGCCGCAGCGACGACTTCAATGCCCAAGGCCGAGTCGTCCAGCGCAAGAAGGCGTTCCGCGAATATCGCGAGACCATGGAGAAATTCTGA